Proteins from a single region of Streptomyces vinaceus:
- a CDS encoding amino acid ABC transporter permease — MATPPDVSAASAVSAPDDTRAGAAAAVPAKRPGRPGPPGTEPPPIVPRRHVGRRLSAAAALLVLAMVLASVVRNEAFQWEVVGRYFTTEAVLDGLLLTLWLTGAVMVLGFLFGTVLAVMRLSANPVLRTVSWGYVWIFRSTPLLVQLLFWFNIGALYPTLGLGIPYGPQLFTVKTVNLLGPTLTAVIGLTLHESAYAAEVVRGGILSVDPGQTEAAQALGLSRLRTLRRIVVPQAMRSIVPTAGNMLIGTLKGTSIVSVLAVHDLLYSVQLVYNQNYQVIPLLMVATVWYVATTTVLSGGQYYVERYYARGASRSLAPTPPQRLRVRLAALRSQLHAVTGPGGR, encoded by the coding sequence CCCGCCCGACGTCTCAGCCGCCTCCGCCGTATCCGCCCCGGACGACACCCGCGCCGGGGCGGCGGCCGCCGTCCCGGCCAAGCGCCCAGGGCGGCCCGGACCTCCCGGGACCGAGCCGCCTCCGATCGTGCCGCGCCGGCACGTGGGCCGCAGGCTGTCCGCGGCCGCGGCCCTGCTGGTCCTCGCGATGGTGCTGGCGTCCGTCGTCCGCAACGAAGCCTTTCAATGGGAGGTGGTGGGCCGGTACTTCACCACCGAAGCCGTACTCGACGGACTGCTGCTCACCCTGTGGCTGACCGGCGCGGTGATGGTGCTCGGCTTCCTCTTCGGCACCGTACTGGCGGTCATGCGCCTCTCCGCCAATCCGGTTCTGCGGACAGTGAGTTGGGGCTACGTGTGGATCTTCCGGTCCACCCCGCTGCTGGTGCAGCTGCTGTTCTGGTTCAACATCGGCGCCCTGTACCCCACCCTCGGCCTCGGCATCCCGTACGGCCCCCAGCTCTTCACCGTCAAGACGGTGAACCTGCTCGGCCCGACCCTCACCGCCGTCATCGGCCTGACCCTGCACGAGTCCGCGTACGCCGCCGAGGTGGTGCGCGGAGGCATCCTCTCCGTTGATCCCGGCCAGACCGAGGCCGCGCAGGCCCTCGGACTGAGCAGGCTCCGCACCCTGCGCAGGATCGTCGTGCCCCAGGCGATGCGGTCGATCGTGCCGACCGCCGGGAACATGCTGATCGGCACGCTCAAGGGCACGAGCATCGTCAGCGTGCTCGCCGTGCACGACCTGCTGTACTCGGTGCAGCTGGTCTACAACCAGAACTACCAGGTGATCCCGTTGCTGATGGTCGCCACCGTTTGGTACGTCGCCACCACGACCGTGCTGAGCGGCGGCCAGTACTACGTCGAGCGGTACTACGCGCGCGGCGCCTCCCGCAGCCTGGCGCCCACGCCGCCGCAGCGGCTGCGCGTCCGGCTGGCCGCCCTGCGCTCGCAGCTGCACGCGGTGACCGGCCCCGGCGGACGGTAG